The Larimichthys crocea isolate SSNF chromosome XXI, L_crocea_2.0, whole genome shotgun sequence genomic sequence TATGAAGATTGCCACATCCCCGAATTGTGATCTTTGTCCACTTAATGTCCCGGGTcgtttttgcatgtttattgGGAGTGCCCCGGTGTGGTTGGATTCTGGAAGAAAATATCTCTCACTTTAAGTGATATTCTCAAATCAAGATCCCCGTCTCCCCAGCCTTACTTTTGCTTAATGTGactcttctttaattttgtCCCTGCAGCTGACGCCTTCTATGGGCCGGTCTCCAGCCGCCAAGAAAAATGCTGGCCCTTGGTGGCAACCACCACATTCCTTGGCCTGGCAGCAATGGGCCAACTCATTTCTTGAAATTGTCCTGATGGAATGGTCTGTTGCCCGTATGCACGGTGCCAACCATAAGACTTTGCAGGGCGGGAGGCAGCACACAAGTTAGTTAAAGAAGGGTGCAGCACGGCCGAtcttgaattttattttgaatctattattgtatattttattgtaatgttGTACATATGTACAGTTTTCAATATTATTATGCCCTGAATTATgtgcctctgttttgttttgcacttaTTGAGGGGTGGGTACAATGTATGCATatgatgtaaacatatatatattgtgcatttttcaataaaacaagttgatcacaaaaaaaacaaacactaggAGGTGAGGTGTTTCACTCCCCTCCAGTGCCAGGATTCTCTGGAAAAGAGataagagtaaaaaaaatcatgtagaTGGGTCATTTGGTCACGGCAATGCTACACAATATGTTCTTCTCATAGTCAATATAACCCACAGTGGTTCCAATCCTAGAGTGCAGGCATATGCAGATTTTCTGGGGTAGTTTTTGATACAAAGAGAACAGAGGCATACTGTTGACAGTGTTCTGTTACAGTTCAGCAAAATGCTGTGGCCATATATTGTAAAGCTGGATTCCAAAAGTAAAGAGGAGGATACTGAAACCCTCAGAAATTGGAACCTCTGCACAGTGTTGACAATGAATCAGCTGAATCACAAATGAAAGTTATTATGTACACAAGCTTGTACCTCCCACTTTTTATATCAACAAGCACAGTTATTAATGTTGTGTAGTGATGCTTTATTCAGagagtttcattttctttccaggTTGTAGGAGAGCTCACAAAACATTGTCTACAAGTAAAACGAATGGGACTTTTTATTTCTGCCCCTCAGCTCTATTCTAGCTTCTACATATACTGCTGGAtagttgtatttattatattgcAGCATATTTATACGCTGGTCATATATATTTTGTCCGCCAGGTCATTCATAGTTCATTACTATACAGTACGTTTACAGACTCAAACTTGCAGGAAGATGTGCTTTTCTTCAATAGGTTTCATGTAACTTCACAGCCGTGTTAGATGGGCTCATGTACAGTTCCCCATTCAAGTCTCAATTTTCCACCAACGTTGCTGGTCAGCTGAAGTGGGATGACTAAAAGTAACACATACATGTTTGAAACATGCAGCTTCTGTTAGCCCAAATCCTAAATAGTCAGTTCACCAAATCTTATATTGGTTTACACGCGCAGCCATAGATTCActcctgttttctctgcatTGGATTACTGTCAGACAAAAAGCGAAAAGCCATCCCATCTAGTGAAGACGTACAGTGTGGAAGTACTTGAGCCCACCTGACAAAGCTGTGCAGCTGAacatttggcaaaaaaaaaaacaagcattgcTTAATAAAAGTAGCAGCTGCTCTGAAGAATGATGGATATTATTCATTGTAGACACGATTAACTGATTTTACAGCAACATGATTTCTTCAGTGTGATGCTCATGTAATAAAATCTTAAgttatttgttttgctgtctATAGTTAATAACTAAGACAATATTTCCCCCCTAAAATGTAGTTGAGTATAAAATGATATTACTCAAATTAAGTACCTCAAAGTTGTACTTAAAGACAATGCTTGAGTTAGTGAACTTAGCTGCTTAATATATGCAGCCACACTCCTCATGGATAACTGTAGTAGCATGCACAGATGTCCGTCTGACGGTTGATGTGTTATTTCTGGCAGTAAGAGCTGACGAGTGTACGGGCGTAATGCCGAGGAGGTGAAATCTGCCCTCCTGGCTGCCCACCCTGGACTGACTGTGGTCCTCAACCCTGAGAAACCTCGCCGGAACAGCTTCGAGATCACTCTGCTGGATGGAGGCAAAGGTGAAATTCAAGAATAACTTGGCCATTTGGCGTCTCCAGAGAGAGACCGTTATTCTCGGGCCAAGTGCATCTATATTAGTTTTGGACTCTCATCATTTGTACCAGCGATTAACGGTTCAGTTCTCTGgaattacaaacaaaaaacatttttcaaacccgtttttttcttgcacttagtttggttttatttgtaaagTTTATTAGATATACACCTCAGAGATGGATAGAAGTGGTGActgtaatttcttttctttcttttttttgtctgaggaTTGCCCAGAGATATTTGTGGAAAGGCTGATTAGGGCAGGAAAGTACATACCataatttaacacattttttttaccaactATTGAGTACAaccaaacctttttaaaaaatgtttacatcACCTCTAAATCTATGGGTGTTCACTAAGGAAGTAAAGCCAATAAACTCTTGCCAACCCATTAAACCCTGCTCACACAGTCAACAGGCTGTATTTACCAGGAATAAGGAATTACTGCCAGGCAGAACAAAATTTGCACAAAAAATTAGGTGTACTAAGACATGATGCTCCCATGACAAATTGGGCATAATGTGTATATTgtattaatgattattttgcTCTAGAGTTCAGAAGTTGGTACACCACTTGCTGTTTACCAACAACTTGTCTCGAAAGCTTTTAATTTGACTATTATCCTCCCAGAGGCTTCTGTAACACGTGAATGGTTTGCTTATGTTCTACGATGTTCCTACAAATTATTCTGTTGTCTTCTGTGTCGTCCCTGAAGAAACATCTCTGTGGACTGGAATAAAAAAGGGTCCGCCTCGCAAGCTGAAATTTCCTCAACCTGATGTTGTAGTTGCTGCTCTGCAGGAGGTTCTGAAGAATGAGTAGACGCCCAGTGAAGGTTTGTCATCTTAAAGCTGTCTGACTGATATATGAGGGAAAACACTAGATACGAAATTTTTTCAAGGATTGCACAATCACactaatgttgttttaattatgCTGTAAAATTAATTATGAGTGCTTTGtacattattttgtattaaatgTAAACGATATTAAAGGTGGAGTGAATCATATaggaaaaagataaaatactGATGCTTTGAGTTggtagaaaatggaaaataaatgacttggaGCCACACAACACAGCGTTAGTGTTAGTTTACTACCTTTCTTTTTAGAGAAGATTAGACTTCTGTGTACAAATTAAATGTCACACATGGGAATCACACATGTATTTTAACATAGACCTGTTATTGGAGAAAACTCCTGTACCTTTCAGAAATGTTCTCCACTGATTCATTGAAGGCCTTAAATGATTGCTTTCTCAATTTATACTTATATTTTTACTCTATCATGACATACTTAAGATACTAAAATGGCAgaacatgatttgtttttccaaataCATTGACTCATTGCATATTAGTTGTTTTTTACCACTGTCTCATAAGATACTTTTCTTGTCTCCTTTCAGTGCTCCCTTAGGTATatttccatctccatctctgcaCAGCGTGCATGTGTCATAGCCTGAACTTGGCTTTCCTTTTGTGTCTTAGTATTTAATGAGACATCAGCGGAAACATTAACTGCAATAAAACAATTGTTCTCTTGCATGCAGCCAAGAGTTGAGGAGATGTGGCCCATGAAAGCAGTATGACGAGGAGAGACCAATGAGACGTTCTCAGTCCCTCCTCTGATGAGCCGAGCTTCAACGCTTACATCTTCTGGATACATAGTGACACCCAGTGGAGCCTCTCTGAACTAGTACATTTctcagatgttgttttgtttgtttttttatagtgcTTCCCCATTTCTAaacactttattgtgtttttatgcctGGTTTTGCTGAATAaagtgtttcttgtttcttatttattgtgtaggtttgtttttatgtctttactgtgtgtgtgtgtgtgtgtgtgtgtgtgtgtgtgtgtgtgtgtgtgtgtgtgtgtgtgtgtgtgtgtgtgttattacacACTTGGATGATGAAATGtgcattttcttctttataCAAATCAGTTTTTACATTATAGCTCAAGATCACACGTGACCTTATcaacaacaaattaaactttctcaaacttattttttatttgtgatcagtaaaagtaaaaaagaaaataacgtaaatgtttgttttaaacgtTAAAGAAACGTCATAAAAACGTATTTTCAACGTATTTGTCGCGCGTCATCAAATCTTGAATATGATTGGTCGCGTGAGGATGTGACCTCAACATCACGCGCCcagcaccaacagcagcagcggtgCTTCGTGAGCTGGgaactttattttcattcaacAATAAAGCTCCAAGTCAGTCCGTAAGTACAATACAGGACAAAGTCATCAACTCGGAGGTGTTTACCTGACAATGTGAGAGTAGTTCACCGGGATTTGGAGCGATTATAAGCTGCCATCGCGCCTTTTCATTGCTGAAGTTAGTGTGGTTGAGTTAGCCACGGCCTGCTAATGACCGATGAGGTGAATCATTAGTTCACTGTGCTCAGCTAAGAAAGTCTAAAAGTCTTTTAGATAACTCGAGCCCAAGCGGAGCcctgagaaagagagatttCTGCTTCACGTTAAACCTTAGTGAGGTTAAGATCTGACATAGGGTTAGAGGCTATGCCTGACTAGCCttctgataatataataatttagtTGTTCTTATATTTATGCTGACATGTTAGCCCTATGTCAATAAACCTAATGGTTAGATATTTAACATTATTCTAAAGCTTCGTGCTTCAGCAAGACATTTAGTATAGTAAGTGAttatgatgtattttatttcatttataccttgcagttattatttatatcatggtcacttacttttgtaatattatttatattatggtcactactcttgcagtaatattatttgtatcatggtcactttctttgcaatatttcttacactatggtcactttacattacaatactctttttatatttattgccACTTctatcctcagtacttgtctgttttcaaggttgattgtttttcgtgtttatcGTGTAGGTtatatatatgtctgtctgtttattgtgtttttgtttttttgcgttttctacttttttctaattctgtagtgtatgctacacttctgctgtaacaagtaaatttccctgtggtgggatgaataaagtatatctaatctaatgatTACTCATAAATACATGTATTAATACAAATGAGAATAGTCTTTAACTGCATCTGAAGGTTTGTTCAGAGTACGACAGTATCAGAGACGAGGTGACAACTTGTGTCGtattgttgttttactgtttgtgcGTCGACCTTTTTCTTTACAACATGCAATATTACCGCCAGGTGTTTGTAACACAGGCTTTCTCTTGTCAGTCATGGCAACAGAGGGTGAAGTGAAGACGAGTGAAGATGCTCCACCAACTGGGAAGGTCAGCACCAGGTTTGACCTGGAGAAGGAGACTGAGCTTAGGTTTGAGGTAGAGGCAGGGGAGGCAGCGGAGCAAGTTGAGCTGGAGCTTCTCACGGGAATGGCTGAGGTGTTTGGCTCAGAGCTGAACCGCAACAAGAAGTACACATTCGGACCAGGCTCCAAGATCGCAGTTTTCACCTGGCAAGGCTGCAGTGTGAATCTTTACGGGAAGCCGGAGGTGAGCACTTGcgaatattttgaaatgtgccTTTTATTTTGACCTACTTTGTGAATGTGAGGCTCAAACATATAGTGTCTCTCCTTTATTGCAACAGGTGGCTTATGTGTCCAAGGATACACCCATGCTGCTCTACCTGAACACACACGCTGCCCTGGAACAGATGAGAAAACAAGCAGAGCGGGACAATGAGAGGGGGCCCAGAGTAGGTTTAAGTGAAGAACTACATAAAAGCTTGTCAGATCCAAATGCATTTTGAcattgattaattattcatCCCTCCCTCAGGTGATGGTGGTGGGACCTACAGATGTGGGGAAGTCAACAGTGTGCCGGCTACTATTAAGCTATGCTGTAAGGGTGGGCCGGAGGCCAACACTGGTTGAATTAGATGTTGGACAGAGTGGGGTAAGATGATTTGAGGTTATTATGAACATAATTGACCCAGACAACAGAAATTAAAGGAATATCACCGGCTGatatgtattatattacatCACATTAATACAATACACAAGCTGGGATATAGGATGGAAGTGTTGGGAAacatcagtgtgagtgtgtaaagTGTTATGTACGTTCTGCACCTCAGGTGTCTGTACCAGGGACAGTGTCGGCACTGTGCATTGAGCGTCCAGCAGACGTGGAGGAGGGTTTCTCAGTCCAGGCTCCTTTGGTCTACCACTTTGGCTCTACCACCCCAGGAACCAACATTAAACTTTACAATAAggtgagaaaagaaagattcTAGACGTTTCGTAATATAGCAGTAAGATGCTAAAACCCAGCTGGCAAACTACAAAttcagtgtgatgtcatcagttaatttgtttgtttttctcacaaCGCGCAGTTGACCTCACGTCTGGCCGAGGTATTTTCCCAGCGCTGTGAGGTGAACAGGAAGGCGAGTGTGGGTGGCTGTATCATCAACACCTGTGGCTGGGTGAAGGGCTCTGGTTACCAGGCTCTGGTCCATTGTGCCTCAGCCTTTGAGGTTGACgtggtgctggtgctggacCATGAGAGGCTCTACAACGAGCTCAAGCGAGACCTCCCTCACTTTGTGCGGGTGGTGCTCCTACCCAAGTCTGGAGGTGTGGTGGAGCGCTCCAAAGAGTGTCGGCGTGATGCTCGGGATGAGAAGATCCGCGAGTACTTTTACGGCTTCCGCGGAGTGTCCTTCTACCCTTTTTCCTTTGAAGTGCGTTTCTCAGACGTCCGCATTTACAAGATCGGGGCACCATCCATCCCAGACTCGTGTTTGCCGCTTGGAATGTCTCAAGATGACACACAGTTAAAGATGGTGCCTGTGACACCAGGGAGAGACCTCACATATCACGTGCTGAGCGTGAGCAGTGCCGAGGACGGAGAGGAAGGTGCTAGAAAGGATATAGTGGAAAGTCCTGTGTGTGGCTTTATTGTGGTGACTAatgtggacacacaaacacaggtgatGAAGGTGCTGTCCCCATCACCCAGACCGCTGCCCAGACACACTCTGCTTATCATGGACATCCGCTTCATGGACA encodes the following:
- the clp1 gene encoding polyribonucleotide 5'-hydroxyl-kinase Clp1 codes for the protein MATEGEVKTSEDAPPTGKVSTRFDLEKETELRFEVEAGEAAEQVELELLTGMAEVFGSELNRNKKYTFGPGSKIAVFTWQGCSVNLYGKPEVAYVSKDTPMLLYLNTHAALEQMRKQAERDNERGPRVMVVGPTDVGKSTVCRLLLSYAVRVGRRPTLVELDVGQSGVSVPGTVSALCIERPADVEEGFSVQAPLVYHFGSTTPGTNIKLYNKLTSRLAEVFSQRCEVNRKASVGGCIINTCGWVKGSGYQALVHCASAFEVDVVLVLDHERLYNELKRDLPHFVRVVLLPKSGGVVERSKECRRDARDEKIREYFYGFRGVSFYPFSFEVRFSDVRIYKIGAPSIPDSCLPLGMSQDDTQLKMVPVTPGRDLTYHVLSVSSAEDGEEGARKDIVESPVCGFIVVTNVDTQTQVMKVLSPSPRPLPRHTLLIMDIRFMDMK